AAGTAATATACGAACGCGAATTCAGCGAGTACGAAGAAAACCAACAGCTCCAAGAAAATATACCATATGTCGATTGCCTGGAAAGATATAGACACTGATTCagacatacaaaacaaattgtgttaATCCTGTTTTTTCGTAATTCTactcattttgacattttgttgaCACATATATGTCATATAGGATGGTTTTTGTCTCGAATGTAAAATTTTCACCGAACATCCTGGTGTTTTTAATAGATAATTCGGTAAGAAGTTTACGTCATCAGTTTCTATAAAAGGTGTCTTTTAACCGGAATGAAAggacacattttattcaaaaaagGGCAGACTGTTACTTATTGGAATTACAGTGAGGAGACATGACTGGATTTTGATGAATCACAGTGCTGAATTACTGCCAGGCATTTCTGGAACACTCGTGATACTTGAATGTATGGTTTGCGTTACACAACGTGTATGTTATAGGTCGGTATACCAATAGTGACAGAGAGATCCCATACTGTACACATAGGAAATACTTACCGTTACGTAAGTTACTTTCGGAATTTCACCTCTGACAAGGGCACTCTTTGTTATCAAAGTAAGCATACACGTTATTCCCATTGTAACCCTGGCTGGTGGTGACGTCGGTGGCATCCACAAAGTGAATGATGCAAGGACAGCCAGGCAACCACTTGGTATAAATGAATCCAATACATGAAATGCAATCTCACGTTCAAGGTCAAACGTCGCATTGAGAAAGTCCACCTCTCCTTCAATGAAATTATTGGTTtagataaattaaaatataatccAAATTATATTGAGTGTTTTAGATTAAAATATActcattttttgtaaaatgatcGTTTTACtagataaattaaaatatacacatttgtaaatgatatttaGAAGAACAATTCCGCAATTTTACCTTTCAATAATATATGATAATCACAGAAATATATTTTCAGATATCATTTCCGCTAGTTATCAGTAACAATAACTTTAATAAAAACTTTCTTGCAGGTTTTATTTATGTCCTGAATTTCAGCTTAAGAGTTGTCCAAAATGGCAAGTGTAAGAAAACAATAcggtgttggttggttggttggttggttgtttggttggttggttcgttggttagttagttagttagttggtcggttggttggttggttggttggttggttggaaaGAAATGAGACTATGTATAGTAACACTTATATGGAATGCTATGCCATTATTTTTTACGGAGATTGATTGTACTAGGGTAGTTTACTCCCCAGTTTCCTTTcaggaacgagcagaatttaggggggggggttgctgaGGAGAAAATACTTTGAACACAAACAAATTCGGATGTCTCCCTCCCACAGTAAGAATTTTTTGGAAAATGAGGACATGTAGGACCCATTTTGAGGcgtaaaatttcaaaccatacacatttttGGAAGCCATAGTATACTTGAATAGTGTCGTCAATACTATTTAGgagttacaaaaacaaacaaattctcTGGCAGTCACCATCAGAATATTGACGATCAGCGAAACTACTAGCATGTCTACTCGCTGATTCCATAACTCCGCTACGGCCGTTCTTTATCATAAATTACCACACGTCTTCATGTAGACTCTTGTTTTCCATAATGacttatttgaataattaaacgGTCTGATGTAATGCAATCATTCCCCATTGCGACCAATCAGCTGTTGAGATTTTTGCAGTAATGGGTTGAATTGCTAGTAAGACAATCTCACTAGACAACGATCGTAGCGGAGTAATATATGTTCAGTAGGTAATCAGGCTGTGAAATCTAAAAGTACAGAACCTTTCACTGTAGttgatattgtatttgttaACTTCCCATACGAGTATTGAGTTGCTGTAAATGAGATTAGACTACGTACCAATATCATAGAATGCCTGTTGTCTTGAACCTGTTAACCAATCTTTCAGATCAAACTGAGGCAGATCAACTTGGGGATCAATAACTATAGGGGCATACCCATTTTGTGTATACCAGCTgagtttcacttcttctctgttGTATCCGTCTACATTTGGGAGATTATAATGATATAAGTAAATATAGTGAATGGGCAC
This Glandiceps talaboti chromosome 13, keGlaTala1.1, whole genome shotgun sequence DNA region includes the following protein-coding sequences:
- the LOC144445141 gene encoding gamma-aminobutyric acid receptor subunit beta-1-like; its protein translation is MYLQFIYSLTMTATCNMDLRHYPFDEQVCGFELGTYGYNREEVKLSWYTQNGYAPIVIDPQVDLPQFDLKDWLTGSRQQAFYDIGEVDFLNATFDLEREIAFHVLDSFIPSGCLAVLASFTLWMPPTSPPARVTMGITCMLTLITKSALVRGEIPKVTYVTAIDIWYIFLELLVFFVLAEFAFVYYFYLKGELYARQQENKMTVDEKSKRPAVFSIGDIQKVKKRKEQELDNREHLVGCATGSIKMAWMKNVRERKITQEENYYRWLSEEIDKISRVVYLSAFVLFVLVYWSYYYHL